A portion of the Pseudomonas koreensis genome contains these proteins:
- a CDS encoding response regulator, with the protein MDNLGFGTVLLVEDDERLAALIAHFLEQHGYEVRTVHRGDLAVAAFLEFKPKVVVLDLMLPGQSGLQVCREIRSVSDTPIVILTAKEDDLDHILGLESGADDYLIKPIKPPVLLARLRALQRRQMPDTSVVSFLEFGRLSIDRSCREVRLAGEMVELTTMEFELLWLLASAAGKILSRDDILNRMRGIAFDGLNRSVDVYISKLRNKLKDNPREPVCIKTVWGKGYLFNPFAWEL; encoded by the coding sequence ATGGATAACCTGGGTTTTGGCACAGTCCTGCTGGTTGAAGACGATGAGCGTCTCGCCGCACTGATCGCACACTTTCTTGAACAACACGGCTACGAGGTGCGCACGGTGCATCGCGGCGATCTGGCCGTGGCTGCGTTTCTCGAGTTCAAGCCGAAGGTGGTGGTGCTCGACCTGATGTTGCCGGGGCAGAGCGGTTTGCAGGTGTGCCGGGAAATTCGTAGCGTGTCGGACACGCCGATCGTGATCCTCACTGCCAAGGAAGACGATCTCGATCATATTCTCGGCCTGGAATCCGGCGCTGACGATTACCTGATCAAACCGATCAAGCCGCCGGTATTGCTCGCCCGGCTGCGCGCGTTGCAACGGCGGCAGATGCCGGACACCAGCGTGGTCAGTTTTCTTGAATTCGGGAGATTGAGCATCGACCGCAGTTGCCGTGAAGTGCGCCTGGCCGGTGAGATGGTCGAGCTGACCACCATGGAGTTCGAATTGCTCTGGTTGCTCGCCAGCGCGGCGGGCAAGATTCTCTCGCGCGATGACATTCTCAACCGCATGCGCGGCATCGCCTTCGATGGCCTCAACCGTAGCGTCGACGTCTACATCAGCAAATTGCGCAACAAACTCAAGGACAATCCCCGCGAGCCGGTGTGTATCAAGACCGTGTGGGGCAAGGGCTATCTGTTCAATCCGTTCGCGTGGGAGTTGTAG
- a CDS encoding tRNA-(ms[2]io[6]A)-hydroxylase, with translation MILPEIHEFLGCRTPDAWVQAALADQETLLIDHKNCEFKAASTALSLIAKYHAHVDLINMMSRLAREELVHHEQVMRIMKRRKIELRQLHAGRYASGLRKVVRSHEPVKLVDTLVVGAFIEARSCERFEALVPHLDEELGKFYFGLLKSEARHFQGYLKLAYQYGDAKDVAQVIERVRAAEQALIESPDEEFRFHSGVPVAA, from the coding sequence ATGATCCTTCCCGAAATCCACGAATTCCTTGGCTGCCGCACGCCCGACGCCTGGGTCCAGGCGGCACTGGCCGATCAGGAAACCCTGCTGATCGACCACAAGAACTGCGAGTTCAAGGCCGCCAGCACTGCGCTGAGCCTGATTGCCAAGTACCACGCCCACGTCGACCTGATCAACATGATGTCGCGTCTGGCCCGGGAAGAACTGGTGCACCACGAGCAAGTCATGCGCATCATGAAGCGGCGCAAGATCGAGCTGCGTCAGCTGCACGCCGGCCGCTACGCCTCGGGCCTGCGCAAAGTGGTGCGCAGCCACGAGCCGGTAAAACTGGTCGATACACTGGTGGTCGGTGCGTTCATCGAAGCACGCAGTTGCGAACGCTTCGAAGCACTGGTGCCGCATCTGGACGAAGAGCTGGGCAAGTTCTATTTCGGTCTGCTGAAGAGCGAGGCGCGGCATTTTCAGGGTTATCTGAAACTCGCCTATCAGTATGGTGATGCCAAGGATGTCGCGCAGGTGATCGAGCGCGTCCGTGCAGCCGAGCAAGCACTGATCGAGTCGCCGGACGAGGAATTCCGCTTCCACAGCGGTGTGCCGGTCGCCGCATGA
- a CDS encoding universal stress protein encodes MQAIRSILVVIEPEHAESLALKRAKLIAGVTQAHLHLLVCDKKHDHAGLLSVLKAALLAEGYSVTTEQAWNESLHETIIDVQQAEGCGLVIKQHFPDSSLKKALLTPADWKILRHCPTPVLLVKTAGSWKDKVILAAVDVGNADGEHRHLHSTIIDHGYDIASLAKAHLHVITAHPSPMLSAADPTFQLKSTIEAKYREQCRAFQAEFDVDDEHLHVEEGPADVLIPFTAHKLQAAVTVIGTVARSGLSGALIGNTAEAVLDTLESDVLVLKPQEVEDHLVELTVKH; translated from the coding sequence ATGCAAGCCATTCGCAGCATTCTGGTGGTCATCGAACCTGAACATGCAGAAAGCCTGGCGCTCAAGCGCGCCAAGCTGATCGCCGGTGTCACCCAGGCCCACCTGCATCTATTGGTGTGCGACAAGAAGCATGACCACGCCGGCCTGCTCAGCGTGCTCAAGGCTGCGTTGCTCGCCGAAGGCTACAGCGTGACCACCGAACAGGCATGGAACGAGAGCCTGCATGAAACCATCATCGATGTGCAGCAGGCCGAGGGTTGCGGCCTGGTGATCAAGCAGCACTTCCCCGACAGCTCGCTGAAAAAGGCCCTGCTGACCCCGGCCGACTGGAAAATCCTGCGCCACTGCCCTACCCCGGTGCTGCTGGTGAAAACCGCCGGTTCGTGGAAAGACAAAGTGATTCTCGCCGCCGTCGATGTCGGCAATGCCGATGGTGAGCATCGGCATCTGCACAGCACCATCATCGATCACGGCTACGACATCGCCAGTCTGGCCAAGGCGCATTTGCATGTGATCACCGCGCACCCGTCGCCGATGCTGTCGGCGGCAGACCCGACGTTTCAGCTCAAATCGACCATAGAAGCGAAATACCGCGAGCAATGCCGGGCGTTTCAGGCGGAGTTCGATGTCGATGATGAGCACCTGCACGTCGAGGAAGGCCCGGCGGATGTACTGATTCCGTTCACGGCGCACAAGCTGCAGGCGGCGGTAACGGTGATTGGCACGGTGGCGCGCAGTGGCTTGTCAGGCGCGTTGATCGGCAATACCGCTGAAGCAGTGCTGGATACGTTGGAAAGCGATGTGTTGGTACTCAAGCCGCAGGAGGTTGAGGATCATCTGGTGGAGTTGACGGTGAAACATTAA
- a CDS encoding DUF1289 domain-containing protein produces MPNQTIKTPCVGLCSTVYGDLVCRGCKRFHHEVIHWNGYNEEEKRAVWLRLEQLLSQVMASKVEIFDPARLREQLEQRKIRFVPHQSEYCWAYQLIARGARVIINLEAYGMVLLPEFRDWNLPELRDAIDREFFLLSEAHYQRYIAPGFLKDAFQL; encoded by the coding sequence ATGCCCAATCAGACCATCAAGACCCCCTGCGTCGGCCTCTGCTCCACCGTTTACGGTGACCTGGTATGCCGTGGCTGCAAGCGTTTCCACCACGAAGTGATCCATTGGAATGGGTACAACGAGGAGGAAAAGCGCGCGGTGTGGCTGCGGCTGGAGCAATTGCTGTCGCAAGTGATGGCGAGCAAGGTCGAGATCTTCGACCCGGCGCGTCTGCGCGAACAGCTGGAACAGCGCAAGATCCGCTTCGTCCCGCATCAGTCGGAATATTGCTGGGCCTATCAGCTGATTGCCCGGGGCGCGCGGGTAATCATTAATCTTGAGGCATACGGGATGGTGCTGCTGCCGGAGTTTCGCGACTGGAACTTGCCGGAACTGCGTGATGCCATTGATCGGGAATTTTTCCTGCTGTCGGAAGCGCATTATCAGCGCTATATCGCCCCCGGCTTCCTCAAGGATGCCTTTCAATTGTAG
- the acnB gene encoding bifunctional aconitate hydratase 2/2-methylisocitrate dehydratase, with the protein MLEAYRKHIEERAALGIVPQPLNAEQTAGLIELLKNPPAGEEAFLVDLITNRVPPGVDEAAYVKAGFLSALAKGEASSPLLDKKRAVELLGTMQGGYNIVTLVELLDDAELAPVAAEELKHTLLMFDAFHDVAEKAKNGNVHAKAVLQSWADGEWFKKRPVLADKISLRVFKVTGETNTDDLSPAPDAWSRPDIPLHALAMLKMARDGIVPDEQGKTGPMKQIEEMRGQGFPIAYVGDVVGTGSSRKSATNSVLWFFGDDIPYVPNKRAGGFCFGSKIAPIFYNTMEDAGALPIEFDVSNMNMGDVIDLYPHAGKVCKHGSDEVITTFEMKTPVLLDEVRAGGRIPLIIGRGLTEKARAELGLPPFDLFKKPEAPAESTKGFTLAQKMVGKACGLAEGQGVRPGTYCEPKMTTVGSQDTTGPMTRDELKDLACLGFSADLVMQSFCHTAAYPKPIDVTTHHTLPDFIMTRGGVSLRPGDGIIHSWLNRMLLPDTVGTGGDSHTRFPMGISFPAGSGLVAFAAATGVMPLDMPESILVRFKGKMKPGITLRDLVHAIPYFAIQNGLLTVEKKGKKNAFSGRILEIEGLEGLTLEQAFELSDASAERSAAGCTIKLSKESITEYLQSNITLLRWMIGEGYGDARTLERRAQAMEAWIANPELMEADADAEYAEVIEIDLAEINEPVLCAPNDPDDARLLSSVAGEKIDEVFIGSCMTNIGHFRAAGKLLDQVKGQLPTRLWLSPPTKMDAHQLTEEGYYGIYGKAGARMEMPGCSLCMGNQARVEPNSTVVSTSTRNFPNRLGDGANVYLASAELAAVASILGRLPTVEEYMEYAGKIDSMAADVYRYLSFDQIAEFREAAANANIPVVQA; encoded by the coding sequence GTGCTTGAAGCCTACCGCAAACATATCGAAGAGCGTGCAGCCCTGGGTATCGTTCCCCAGCCGCTTAACGCCGAACAAACAGCAGGCCTGATCGAGCTGCTGAAGAACCCTCCGGCTGGCGAAGAAGCTTTCCTCGTTGACCTGATCACCAATCGCGTACCGCCTGGAGTGGACGAAGCCGCCTACGTCAAGGCCGGTTTCCTGTCCGCCCTGGCCAAGGGCGAAGCCTCCTCCCCTCTGCTGGACAAGAAACGCGCTGTCGAGCTGCTCGGCACCATGCAGGGCGGCTACAACATCGTCACCCTGGTCGAGCTGCTGGACGACGCCGAGCTGGCCCCAGTCGCCGCCGAAGAACTCAAGCACACCCTGCTGATGTTCGATGCTTTCCACGACGTCGCGGAAAAAGCCAAGAACGGTAACGTTCACGCCAAGGCCGTGCTGCAATCCTGGGCTGACGGCGAGTGGTTCAAGAAGCGCCCGGTGCTGGCCGACAAGATCAGCCTGCGCGTATTCAAGGTTACCGGTGAAACCAACACCGACGACCTGTCGCCGGCGCCAGACGCCTGGTCGCGTCCGGACATCCCGCTGCACGCCCTGGCCATGCTGAAAATGGCCCGTGACGGCATCGTGCCGGACGAGCAAGGCAAGACCGGCCCGATGAAGCAGATCGAAGAAATGCGCGGTCAGGGCTTCCCGATCGCCTACGTCGGTGACGTGGTCGGTACCGGTTCCTCGCGCAAATCGGCCACCAACTCGGTGCTGTGGTTCTTCGGCGACGACATCCCGTACGTGCCGAACAAGCGCGCTGGCGGTTTCTGCTTCGGCAGCAAGATCGCTCCGATCTTCTACAACACCATGGAAGATGCCGGTGCCCTGCCAATCGAGTTCGACGTGTCGAACATGAACATGGGCGACGTGATCGACCTGTACCCGCACGCTGGCAAGGTCTGCAAGCACGGTTCCGACGAAGTCATCACCACCTTCGAAATGAAAACCCCGGTGCTGCTGGACGAAGTCCGTGCCGGCGGTCGTATTCCGCTGATCATCGGCCGTGGCCTGACCGAGAAGGCTCGCGCCGAGCTGGGTCTGCCGCCGTTCGACCTGTTCAAGAAGCCGGAAGCACCGGCTGAAAGCACCAAGGGCTTCACCCTGGCGCAGAAAATGGTCGGCAAGGCTTGCGGTCTGGCAGAAGGCCAGGGCGTGCGTCCTGGCACTTACTGCGAACCGAAGATGACCACCGTGGGTTCTCAGGACACCACCGGTCCCATGACCCGTGACGAACTGAAAGACCTGGCGTGCCTGGGCTTCTCCGCTGATCTGGTGATGCAGTCGTTCTGCCACACCGCGGCTTATCCAAAGCCGATCGACGTGACCACCCACCACACCCTGCCTGACTTCATCATGACCCGCGGCGGCGTTTCCCTGCGTCCGGGCGACGGTATCATCCACTCGTGGCTGAACCGCATGCTGCTGCCGGACACCGTTGGTACCGGTGGTGACTCGCACACCCGTTTCCCGATGGGCATCTCGTTCCCGGCCGGTTCCGGTCTGGTCGCGTTCGCCGCAGCCACCGGCGTCATGCCGCTGGACATGCCGGAATCGATCCTGGTGCGTTTCAAAGGCAAGATGAAACCTGGCATCACCCTGCGTGACCTGGTTCATGCCATTCCGTACTTCGCTATCCAGAACGGTCTGCTGACCGTCGAGAAGAAAGGCAAGAAAAACGCCTTCTCCGGCCGCATCCTGGAAATCGAAGGTCTGGAAGGTCTGACCCTGGAGCAGGCGTTCGAACTGTCCGACGCCTCGGCCGAACGTTCGGCTGCCGGTTGCACCATCAAGCTGTCGAAAGAATCGATCACCGAGTACCTGCAGTCCAACATCACCCTGCTGCGCTGGATGATCGGCGAAGGCTACGGCGATGCGCGTACCCTGGAACGTCGTGCTCAAGCGATGGAAGCCTGGATCGCCAACCCTGAACTGATGGAAGCCGATGCCGACGCCGAATACGCCGAAGTCATCGAAATCGATCTGGCCGAGATCAACGAGCCCGTACTGTGCGCGCCAAACGATCCGGACGACGCCCGTCTGCTGTCCAGCGTTGCTGGCGAGAAGATCGACGAAGTGTTCATCGGTTCGTGCATGACCAACATCGGTCACTTCCGCGCCGCCGGTAAACTGCTGGATCAGGTCAAGGGTCAGCTGCCAACCCGTCTGTGGCTGTCGCCGCCGACCAAGATGGACGCTCACCAACTGACCGAAGAAGGCTACTACGGCATCTACGGCAAGGCCGGCGCACGCATGGAAATGCCAGGCTGCTCGCTGTGCATGGGTAACCAGGCACGCGTTGAGCCGAACAGCACCGTGGTCTCGACTTCGACCCGTAACTTCCCGAACCGTCTGGGCGACGGCGCGAACGTCTACCTGGCCTCGGCCGAGCTGGCTGCCGTTGCTTCGATCCTGGGTCGCCTGCCGACCGTCGAGGAGTACATGGAATACGCTGGCAAGATCGACAGCATGGCGGCCGATGTCTACCGCTACCTGTCCTTCGACCAGATCGCCGAGTTCCGTGAAGCGGCTGCGAACGCCAACATCCCGGTCGTTCAAGCCTAA
- a CDS encoding HAAAP family serine/threonine permease has product MNDQANSLEKRFDAAAPAELSSWNRQDTTWMLGLFGTAIGAGTLFLPINAGLGGFWPLVILALLAFPMTFYAHRGLTRFVLSGREGADITEVVEQHFGIKAGALITLLYFFAIFPILLIYSVGLTNTVSSFLEHQLHITPPPRALLSFALILGLLAVVRCGEQVIVKAMSLMVYPFIVALLFLAVYLIPHWNGGILATASQVPAPSALLHTLWLAIPVMVFSFNHSPIISAFAVDQKRRYGVHAQERSSQILSRAHALMVIMVLFFVFSCVLTLSPEQLAEAKDQNLSILSYLANHFSNPTIAFAAPLIAFVAISKSFLGHYIGASEGLKGLIVKSGKRPGAKALDRIVAALMLVICWIVATLNPSILGMIETIGGPVIAAILFLMPMYAIRKVPAMARYRGQASNVFVTAVGLVAISALVYKLAV; this is encoded by the coding sequence ATGAATGATCAGGCCAATAGCCTCGAAAAGCGTTTCGACGCAGCAGCACCCGCTGAACTTTCGAGCTGGAATCGCCAGGACACCACCTGGATGCTGGGACTGTTTGGGACGGCCATTGGCGCCGGCACCCTGTTTTTGCCGATCAACGCAGGGCTGGGTGGCTTCTGGCCGCTGGTGATCCTCGCGCTTTTGGCATTCCCGATGACGTTTTATGCACACCGTGGCCTGACCCGTTTTGTGCTGTCCGGTCGCGAAGGCGCCGATATCACCGAAGTGGTCGAGCAGCATTTCGGCATCAAGGCCGGCGCGTTGATTACGCTGTTGTACTTCTTCGCCATCTTCCCGATCCTGCTGATCTACAGCGTCGGCCTGACCAATACGGTCAGCAGTTTTCTCGAACATCAACTGCACATTACGCCGCCACCGCGCGCGCTGCTGTCGTTCGCGCTGATACTCGGCCTGCTGGCTGTGGTGCGTTGCGGTGAACAGGTCATCGTCAAGGCCATGAGCCTGATGGTCTATCCGTTCATCGTCGCGCTGCTGTTCCTCGCTGTGTACCTGATTCCGCACTGGAACGGCGGCATCCTCGCCACCGCCTCGCAAGTGCCGGCGCCATCAGCGCTGCTGCATACGTTGTGGCTGGCGATTCCGGTGATGGTGTTCTCGTTCAACCATTCGCCGATCATTTCGGCGTTCGCAGTTGATCAGAAGCGCCGTTACGGTGTGCACGCGCAAGAGCGCAGCTCGCAGATCCTTTCGCGCGCTCATGCACTGATGGTCATCATGGTGCTGTTCTTCGTATTCAGTTGCGTGTTGACCCTGTCGCCGGAGCAATTGGCTGAGGCGAAAGACCAGAACCTGTCGATCCTTTCTTATCTGGCCAACCACTTCAGCAATCCGACCATCGCTTTCGCAGCGCCGTTGATTGCGTTCGTGGCGATCTCCAAGTCCTTCCTCGGTCATTACATCGGTGCCAGCGAAGGTCTCAAGGGTTTGATCGTCAAGAGCGGTAAACGCCCGGGCGCCAAGGCGCTGGATCGCATCGTGGCGGCGTTGATGCTGGTGATCTGCTGGATCGTTGCGACGCTCAATCCGAGCATTCTCGGCATGATCGAAACCATTGGTGGCCCGGTGATCGCGGCGATTCTGTTCCTGATGCCGATGTATGCGATTCGCAAGGTGCCGGCGATGGCGCGTTATCGCGGTCAGGCGTCGAACGTGTTTGTTACGGCGGTCGGGCTGGTGGCGATTTCGGCGCTGGTTTACAAGCTGGCTGTGTAA
- a CDS encoding tautomerase family protein, whose amino-acid sequence MPLVRVDIQQNPDPTFARRIGEQIYTALRTCIDVPEHDNFQVLNEHDGQHFVYDPQYLGIQRSDGVVFIQITISEGRSVEKKQLLFKTIAESLHAQLGIRLEDVFINLVEVKKENWSFGNGVAQYVS is encoded by the coding sequence ATGCCACTGGTCCGCGTCGACATCCAGCAAAATCCCGATCCCACTTTCGCCAGGCGCATCGGCGAACAGATCTACACCGCCCTGCGCACCTGTATCGATGTGCCCGAGCACGACAATTTCCAGGTCCTCAACGAGCACGACGGCCAGCACTTCGTATATGACCCGCAATACCTTGGCATCCAGCGCAGCGACGGCGTGGTGTTCATCCAGATCACCATCAGCGAAGGGCGCAGCGTGGAAAAGAAACAATTGCTGTTCAAAACCATCGCCGAAAGCCTGCATGCGCAATTGGGCATTCGCCTGGAGGATGTGTTCATCAATCTGGTGGAGGTGAAAAAGGAGAACTGGTCGTTCGGCAACGGCGTCGCGCAATATGTCAGCTGA
- a CDS encoding 2-hydroxyacid dehydrogenase, whose translation MPATVLVLVETINDYLPILEHQGFHLILAPTPAERAQAIATHGSRIDAVLTRGPLGLTADEISALPALKIITVIGAGYEQVDLQAASDRGITVTNGAGVNASSVADHAMALLLALVRDIPRCDAAVRRGEWPKIMRPSLAGKRLGILGLGAVGMAIAKRAELGFDMQISYHNRQIRSDVSYAFCSTPTDLARASDFLVVATPGGIGTQHLVTRAVLDALGPKGFIVNIARASVVATADLITALEQRRIAGAALDVFDHEPEVPDTLKNLGNVVLTPHVAGLSPEATQGTVELVGQNLMAFFSGQPVLTPVALPPKLTNQRVH comes from the coding sequence ATGCCCGCAACCGTTCTGGTACTGGTTGAAACGATCAATGACTATCTGCCGATTCTTGAACATCAGGGATTCCACCTGATCCTTGCACCAACGCCAGCCGAACGCGCGCAAGCCATCGCCACCCATGGCAGTCGCATCGATGCCGTGCTCACTCGCGGCCCGCTGGGCCTGACTGCCGACGAGATCAGCGCCCTGCCCGCCCTGAAAATCATTACGGTGATCGGCGCCGGTTATGAACAGGTCGACCTGCAAGCGGCCAGTGACCGAGGGATCACCGTCACCAATGGTGCCGGGGTCAACGCTTCGTCGGTCGCCGATCATGCGATGGCGCTGCTGCTGGCACTGGTGCGCGACATCCCGCGCTGTGATGCAGCCGTGCGCCGCGGTGAATGGCCGAAAATCATGCGCCCTTCGCTGGCGGGCAAGCGTCTGGGCATCCTCGGGCTGGGCGCTGTGGGCATGGCCATCGCCAAGCGCGCCGAGCTGGGCTTCGATATGCAGATCAGTTATCACAATCGCCAGATACGCAGCGACGTGTCTTACGCGTTCTGTTCGACACCGACCGATCTGGCCCGGGCTTCGGACTTCCTGGTGGTTGCCACGCCCGGCGGCATCGGCACCCAGCATCTGGTAACGCGAGCGGTGCTCGATGCGCTCGGCCCCAAGGGTTTTATTGTCAACATTGCGCGGGCCAGCGTTGTCGCGACGGCTGATCTGATCACCGCACTGGAACAACGACGGATCGCCGGTGCCGCGCTGGACGTGTTCGATCATGAACCCGAGGTGCCCGATACACTGAAGAACCTCGGCAACGTTGTGCTGACGCCGCATGTCGCCGGGCTTTCTCCCGAGGCCACACAAGGCACCGTGGAACTGGTGGGCCAGAATCTGATGGCGTTTTTCTCCGGACAACCAGTGCTGACTCCCGTCGCGCTGCCACCGAAACTGACTAACCAGCGCGTGCATTAA
- a CDS encoding phosphotransferase family protein, with the protein MALTDQSTRIRSGEELDAGLIDPYLKAHIPGLTGTPQISQFPGGASNLTYLLEYPEQEFVLRRPPFGHKAKSAHDMGREFRILNQLRDGFPYCPKAYVHCTDETVIGAEFYVMERVKGIILRAELPPELGLDSAKTEALCKSFIDRFVELHRVDYNACGLGDLGKPEGYVARQIKGWSERYEKALTPDAPHWEAVKAWLNDKMPADHPTSSIVHNDYRFDNVILDPDNPMQIIGVLDWELTTLGDPLMDLGNTLAYWIEAGDPAPVQLMRRQPSHAPGMLTRREFVDYYAERSGIRIDNFDFYYTYGLFRLAGIVQQIYYRFYHGQTQDKRFAQFIHMNKLLEQMSLQVIQKSSL; encoded by the coding sequence ATGGCGCTTACTGACCAGTCCACCCGGATCCGCTCTGGCGAAGAACTCGATGCCGGCCTGATCGATCCGTACCTCAAGGCGCACATTCCCGGCCTCACCGGCACTCCGCAGATCAGCCAGTTTCCTGGCGGCGCGTCGAACCTGACCTACCTGCTGGAATACCCGGAGCAGGAGTTTGTCCTGCGCCGCCCGCCGTTCGGCCACAAGGCCAAATCCGCCCATGACATGGGCCGCGAATTCCGCATTCTCAATCAACTGCGCGACGGCTTCCCGTATTGCCCGAAAGCGTACGTGCACTGCACCGACGAAACCGTCATCGGCGCCGAGTTCTATGTGATGGAGCGGGTCAAGGGCATCATCCTGCGCGCCGAGCTGCCACCGGAGCTGGGTCTGGATTCGGCGAAAACCGAAGCGCTGTGCAAAAGCTTCATCGACCGGTTCGTCGAGCTGCATCGGGTCGATTACAACGCCTGCGGCCTCGGCGACCTGGGCAAGCCCGAAGGCTACGTCGCGCGGCAAATCAAAGGCTGGAGCGAGCGGTACGAAAAAGCCCTGACCCCGGACGCGCCGCACTGGGAAGCAGTGAAAGCGTGGCTCAACGACAAGATGCCGGCCGACCACCCGACGTCGAGCATCGTCCACAACGACTACCGCTTCGACAACGTCATCCTCGACCCCGACAACCCGATGCAGATCATCGGCGTGCTCGACTGGGAACTGACCACCCTCGGCGACCCGCTGATGGACCTGGGCAACACCCTCGCCTACTGGATCGAAGCCGGCGACCCGGCACCGGTACAACTGATGCGCCGCCAGCCGAGCCACGCACCGGGCATGCTGACGCGCCGCGAATTCGTCGACTACTACGCCGAGCGCTCGGGCATCCGCATCGACAATTTCGATTTCTACTACACCTACGGCCTGTTCCGCCTGGCCGGCATCGTGCAGCAGATCTATTACCGCTTCTACCATGGACAGACCCAGGACAAACGCTTCGCGCAGTTCATTCACATGAACAAACTGCTGGAGCAGATGAGCCTGCAGGTCATTCAGAAATCCAGCCTCTGA
- a CDS encoding SDR family oxidoreductase: MSKTQLFDLDGKIAFVSGASRGIGEAIAKLLAQQGAHVIVSSRKLEGCQHVADAITAAGGKATAVACHIGEMEQISQVFAGIKEQFGRLDILVNNAATNPQFCNVLDTDLGAFQKTVDVNIRGYFFMSVEAGKLMRENGGGSIINVASINGISPGIFQGIYSVTKAAVINMTKVFAKECAQFGIRCNALLPGLTDTKFASALVKNDAILKQALTQIPLKRVADPSEMAGAVLYLASDASSYTTGVALNVDGGFLS; encoded by the coding sequence ATGTCCAAGACTCAGTTGTTCGACCTCGATGGCAAAATCGCTTTCGTTTCCGGCGCCAGCCGCGGCATCGGCGAAGCCATCGCCAAACTGCTGGCCCAGCAAGGCGCCCACGTGATCGTCTCGAGCCGCAAGCTCGAAGGTTGCCAGCACGTCGCCGACGCGATCACTGCCGCTGGCGGCAAAGCCACCGCAGTGGCCTGCCACATCGGTGAAATGGAACAGATCAGCCAGGTCTTCGCCGGCATCAAGGAACAATTCGGCCGCCTCGACATTCTGGTCAACAACGCCGCGACCAACCCGCAATTCTGCAACGTGCTCGACACCGATCTGGGTGCGTTCCAGAAGACCGTCGATGTGAACATTCGCGGCTATTTCTTTATGTCGGTGGAAGCCGGCAAGCTGATGCGCGAAAACGGTGGCGGCAGCATCATCAACGTCGCCTCGATCAACGGCATCTCCCCGGGCATCTTCCAGGGCATTTACTCGGTGACCAAAGCGGCGGTCATCAACATGACCAAAGTCTTTGCCAAGGAATGCGCGCAATTCGGCATCCGCTGCAACGCTCTCCTGCCGGGCCTGACCGACACCAAATTCGCCTCGGCGCTGGTGAAGAACGATGCAATTTTGAAGCAGGCGCTGACACAGATCCCACTCAAGCGCGTGGCCGATCCAAGCGAAATGGCTGGCGCGGTGTTGTATCTGGCCAGCGACGCGTCGAGTTACACCACTGGTGTGGCGCTGAACGTGGACGGCGGCTTCCTGTCCTGA
- a CDS encoding DUF1652 domain-containing protein, which translates to MMNLAQLRARLEHSFAPLACDCSVDGDHSLTVRLYHPDSGQVDLVISGLDLASLRTPEAVEALVGELRYELESNSLRSSRDPDLA; encoded by the coding sequence ATGATGAATCTTGCCCAGTTGCGCGCTCGGCTCGAGCACAGTTTTGCGCCGCTGGCTTGTGATTGTTCGGTGGATGGTGATCATTCGCTGACGGTCAGGTTGTATCACCCGGATTCGGGGCAGGTGGATCTGGTGATCAGTGGCCTGGATCTGGCTTCGCTGCGTACGCCGGAGGCGGTTGAGGCGTTGGTGGGTGAGTTGCGGTATGAGCTTGAGAGCAATTCTTTGCGGTCTTCGCGGGATCCGGATTTGGCTTAG